CCCGAGCAGCCCGTGCCCGTCCTCGTCGCCGCGCTGCGGGAGGGCATGCTGCGCCTGGCCGGTCGGGAGGGCGACGGGGCCGTCGTCAACTGGCTGTCGGCCGAGGACGTGCGGCGGGTGGCGCCCATCGTCCACGAGGGCGGGCCGGGCAAGGAGATCGTCGCCCGCATCTTCGTCTGCCCGTCGACCGACGCCGACGCCGTCCGCGCCGCCGGTCGCTTCGCCGTCGCCGCCTACCTCAACGTGCCCGTGTACGCCGCCTTCCACGAGTGGCTGGGCCGGGGCGACCGGCTGGCCGGGATGTGGACGGCGTGGCGGGCGGGCGACCGCAAGGCAGCCGCCGCCGCCGTGCCCGACGACGTGGTCGACGAGCTGATCGTCCACGGCGCCCCCGAGGCGTGCCGGGAGCACGTGGCCCGCTACGTCGAGGCGGGGGTCACGACGCCGGTGCTGGCCGTGCTCCCGTTCGGGGTCGACCAGCGCCGGGCCGTGCGCGACCTCGCCCCCGCCTGAGCGGCGGCCGCCCCGTGTAGGCGGCGCTGCGTCCCCGGCTGAGCGGCGGCGCCGGGCCGGCCGCCCGCCGCCGTGTGACCGATGGCGCCGGGCCCGACCACGGCGTCCGCACCGGCCGGCGATAGAACGGACCCGTCCACCGGCGGGCGGTGCCGGACCGATCGGGCCGGTGGTGGTTCCCCCTCCCCGCCGTCGGTCCGTCCGTCCCGGGGCCGGGCCCGTCCCGGCCCCGTGACACCCCTCCCCGTCGGCGAGCGCCGCGGCCGCCCGCAGGTGGTCGGCGACGATCGCCGGCGTGGCGTGGGCGTTCAGCCCGCTCGGGTTCGGCATCAGGTAGACGGGCACGCCGCCGAGGTCCCCGGGCTGGCGGCCGGCCACGGCCCGACGGTCCACGGCCGCCCGCCAGCCGCTCAGGCCCACGAGGCACACGGCGCCGGGCCGCAGCCACGCGGCCAGCCGGGCCACCCGCTCGACGCCGGCCCGGTACTCCTCGGCCGTCACCTCGGCGGCCGCCACCGTCGCCCGCTTGACCAGGTCGGTCATCCCCACGCCGTGCTCGGTGAGCGCGTGGCGGGCGTCGAGCGGCCGGGAGACGAGGCCGGCGGCGAGGGCGGCGGGCCAGAACCGGTTGCCGGGCCGGGCGAAGCCGACGCCGGCGTCGGCCGCGTAGAGGCTCGGGTTGAGCCCGCAGACGAGGAGGCGCATGCCCGGCCCGACCACGTCCGGGAGGGTCCTCGCCCGTGTCGCCTCCACCCACAGGTGGTGGCGCCGGTCGCCGGCCGCCTCCTCGACCAGGCGGTGGACGTCGAGCCCGGCGCCCGCCAGCACGTCGGCCAGCAGCGGCGCCGGCCAGGCCGAGAACCGCCGGCCGGGGAAGTCGTCGCCGTCGAGCGGGTCGAGCTCCTGGTCGCCGGCCAGCACCCGGATGGCGACCGGGGCGCCGGGGGTGAGGGCCCGGTGCAGGTCGGCGAGGGCGAGGGGGACCCGGGAGCGGGGGAGGTGCAGGTACGAGCAGCGGGCCCAGGCGCCGCCGAGCGCCCGGCGGCGGACGGGCAGGGCCTCGAGGTCGGCCTGGACGACCCAG
This is a stretch of genomic DNA from Acidimicrobiales bacterium. It encodes these proteins:
- a CDS encoding LLM class F420-dependent oxidoreductase translates to MQRYGMTIPFDGAPLHAQREWVAELADLGYTDAWSSEANGADAFTPLALASQWAPTLRLGTAIVPAFTRGPACLAQCAGSLAQAAPGRFVLGVGTSSDVIVEGWNGIPFREPYRRTRDVVRFLRAAMAGEKVSGEFDTFTVRGFRLGVVPEQPVPVLVAALREGMLRLAGREGDGAVVNWLSAEDVRRVAPIVHEGGPGKEIVARIFVCPSTDADAVRAAGRFAVAAYLNVPVYAAFHEWLGRGDRLAGMWTAWRAGDRKAAAAAVPDDVVDELIVHGAPEACREHVARYVEAGVTTPVLAVLPFGVDQRRAVRDLAPA